In Chlamydia serpentis, the following are encoded in one genomic region:
- the argR gene encoding arginine repressor, which yields MKKKLTIEETLKEILRLEGAATQEELCEKLSAQGFTTTQSSVSRWLRKIHAVKIPGHHGPSYSLPPSKDNIHAPRLVVSIRHNTYLIVIRTVPGSASWIAGLIDEELKDEVLGTLAGDDTVFVTPVEEQRLLLLVDAIANLLQVFLD from the coding sequence ATGAAAAAAAAATTAACTATAGAGGAAACTTTAAAAGAAATTTTACGTCTTGAAGGAGCGGCAACTCAGGAAGAGTTGTGCGAGAAACTATCTGCTCAAGGATTCACTACTACACAGTCTTCCGTATCTCGATGGTTACGAAAAATTCATGCTGTCAAGATTCCTGGTCATCATGGGCCAAGTTATTCTCTACCACCCTCGAAGGATAACATTCATGCCCCTCGTTTAGTTGTTTCTATTCGTCATAACACCTATCTTATCGTGATCCGTACGGTACCTGGTTCTGCTTCTTGGATCGCGGGATTGATAGATGAAGAGCTTAAAGATGAGGTTCTTGGAACTTTAGCAGGAGATGATACTGTCTTTGTGACCCCTGTTGAAGAACAGCGTCTTTTACTTTTAGTGGATGCTATTGCAAACCTATTACAAGTTTTCTTGGATTAA
- a CDS encoding peptide ABC transporter substrate-binding protein, whose translation MRKISVGICLALVCVFSLGLQSCKKYNRLYMPKGELAINIRDEPRSLDPRQVRLLSEISLVKHIYEGLVEENTTSGIIEPALAANYSVSEDGLTYTFKLKQAFWSNGDPITAEDFLASWKQMANQEVSGIYAFAFNPIKNVRKIQEKELSIDHFGVSAPNESTLIVTLESPTSHFLKLLALPVFFPVHKSQRTLPLKESLPITSGAFYPKKIKQKQWIKLSKNPYYYNQKQVETQTITIHFIPDANTAAKLFNQGKLNWQGPPWGERIPQETLSSLESRGHLHSFDVAGTSWLTFNIHKFPLNNMKLREALAYALDKESLVSTIFLGRVKTANHLLPTNIHSYPEQQEQEISYRKVYARKLFTEALEELHITAKDLEHLNLIFPVSSPTSSLLVQLIREQWKESLGFTIPIIGKEFALLQSDLSSGNFSLATGGWFADFSDPMAFLTIFAYPSGVPPYATNHKGFLELLQNIEQEKDPNKRSNLVSQASFYLETSHIIEPIYHDAFQFAMNKKLSNLGVSPTGVVDFRYAKEN comes from the coding sequence ATGCGCAAGATATCAGTGGGAATCTGTCTCGCCCTCGTTTGTGTTTTCTCTCTAGGACTCCAAAGTTGTAAAAAGTACAATCGTCTTTATATGCCAAAAGGTGAACTCGCTATTAATATACGAGATGAGCCTCGTTCTCTAGATCCAAGACAAGTACGACTACTTTCAGAAATCAGTCTTGTTAAGCATATCTATGAGGGGTTAGTAGAAGAAAATACTACTTCAGGGATTATAGAGCCTGCTCTTGCAGCAAACTACTCTGTCTCTGAAGACGGTCTAACCTATACTTTTAAATTGAAACAAGCTTTTTGGAGCAACGGCGATCCTATCACAGCTGAAGACTTTTTAGCTTCTTGGAAACAGATGGCTAATCAAGAGGTCTCCGGAATCTATGCTTTTGCTTTTAATCCGATTAAAAATGTAAGAAAAATTCAAGAGAAAGAACTCTCTATAGATCACTTTGGAGTGAGTGCCCCAAATGAATCTACGCTTATTGTTACCTTAGAATCTCCAACCTCACATTTCTTAAAACTTCTAGCTCTTCCTGTCTTTTTTCCTGTTCATAAATCTCAAAGAACCCTTCCTTTGAAAGAAAGTTTGCCTATAACAAGCGGTGCTTTCTATCCAAAAAAAATCAAACAAAAACAGTGGATAAAACTCTCAAAAAATCCTTATTACTATAATCAAAAGCAAGTTGAAACCCAAACAATTACTATCCACTTCATCCCTGATGCAAATACAGCGGCAAAATTATTTAACCAAGGCAAACTTAACTGGCAAGGACCTCCTTGGGGAGAGCGAATTCCCCAAGAAACTCTATCTAGTTTAGAGTCTAGGGGACATCTGCACTCTTTTGATGTTGCTGGAACTTCATGGCTTACTTTCAATATCCATAAGTTCCCTCTCAATAATATGAAACTTAGGGAGGCATTAGCATATGCATTAGACAAAGAGTCGCTTGTTTCTACTATATTTTTAGGTCGTGTAAAGACTGCCAATCATCTTTTGCCCACAAATATTCATAGTTATCCTGAACAACAGGAACAAGAAATATCCTACCGCAAAGTTTATGCTAGAAAACTTTTTACAGAGGCTCTTGAAGAACTCCATATCACTGCTAAAGACTTAGAACATCTAAATCTTATTTTCCCGGTATCTTCACCTACAAGTTCCCTCTTAGTCCAACTTATCCGAGAACAGTGGAAAGAAAGTCTAGGATTTACTATTCCCATTATAGGCAAAGAATTTGCTCTGCTTCAATCAGACTTGTCCTCAGGAAACTTTTCTTTAGCCACAGGGGGATGGTTTGCAGATTTCTCTGATCCTATGGCATTTCTTACAATTTTTGCTTATCCATCAGGAGTGCCTCCCTACGCAACTAACCATAAAGGCTTCCTTGAGCTTCTCCAAAACATAGAGCAAGAAAAAGATCCCAATAAGCGTTCCAACTTGGTATCCCAAGCCTCGTTTTATTTAGAAACATCTCATATTATTGAACCTATTTATCATGATGCTTTTCAATTCGCTATGAATAAAAAACTTTCTAATCTAGGAGTCTCGCCAACAGGAGTGGTAGATTTCCGTTATGCTAAAGAAAACTAA
- the tsaD gene encoding tRNA (adenosine(37)-N6)-threonylcarbamoyltransferase complex transferase subunit TsaD: MLTLGLESSCDETACAIVNDDKQILANIIASQDIHTSYGGVVPELASRAHLDTFPKVINKALEQANLSIKDVDLIAVTQTPGLIGSLSIGVHFAKGLAISTRKPLIGVNHVEAHLYAAYMAAQDVLFPALGLVASGAHTAAFLVENPTSYKLIGKSRDDAMGETFDKVGRFLGLPYPAGPLVEKLALEGSENAYSFSPAKVPNYDFSFSGLKTAVLYAIKGNNTNPRSPVPEISQEKQKDIAASFQKAACTTIAQKLPTIIKEFSCQSVLVGGGVAINNYFRSAIKATCNLPLYFPPAKLCSDNAAMIAGLGIESFKKNSSISDIHLCARYQWESVSPSFVFSL; this comes from the coding sequence ATGCTCACCCTAGGCTTAGAAAGCTCTTGTGATGAGACTGCTTGTGCTATAGTTAATGATGATAAGCAGATATTAGCAAATATTATTGCATCTCAAGATATCCATACATCGTATGGTGGCGTCGTCCCCGAACTTGCCTCAAGAGCGCATCTGGATACTTTCCCAAAAGTCATAAATAAAGCTCTAGAACAAGCAAATCTTTCGATTAAGGATGTAGATCTGATCGCAGTAACACAAACCCCAGGATTGATAGGCTCTCTATCAATAGGAGTACATTTTGCTAAAGGGCTTGCTATAAGCACAAGGAAACCTCTGATTGGAGTTAATCATGTCGAAGCTCACTTATATGCTGCTTATATGGCAGCGCAAGACGTCTTGTTCCCTGCCCTTGGTCTTGTGGCTTCTGGAGCTCATACTGCAGCATTTCTTGTTGAAAACCCTACATCATACAAGCTCATAGGGAAAAGTCGAGATGATGCTATGGGAGAAACTTTTGATAAAGTGGGGCGCTTTTTAGGGTTGCCCTATCCTGCAGGACCGTTAGTTGAAAAACTTGCCCTAGAAGGTTCTGAGAATGCTTATTCCTTTAGTCCTGCTAAAGTTCCTAATTATGATTTCTCTTTCAGTGGTCTTAAAACTGCAGTCCTATACGCAATTAAAGGAAATAACACGAACCCACGCTCTCCTGTTCCAGAGATATCTCAAGAAAAGCAAAAAGACATCGCAGCTTCATTTCAGAAAGCTGCGTGCACTACTATTGCACAAAAACTTCCTACTATTATAAAAGAATTTTCGTGTCAGTCTGTACTTGTTGGAGGTGGCGTAGCCATTAATAATTACTTTCGATCAGCAATAAAAGCTACGTGTAATTTACCCCTATACTTCCCTCCTGCCAAGCTATGCTCTGATAATGCGGCTATGATTGCAGGTCTAGGAATAGAATCTTTTAAAAAAAACTCGAGTATTTCGGACATTCATTTATGCGCAAGATATCAGTGGGAATCTGTCTCGCCCTCGTTTGTGTTTTCTCTCTAG
- a CDS encoding amino acid ABC transporter permease, translating to MDHWLLTTKLLLRGCGYTLFISGIGICCGSILGLLIGTVTSLYFPSRLTKFLANSYVTIIRGTPLFIQILIVYFGLPGVVPIEPTPLVAGIIALSMNSAAYLAENIRGGINSLSIGQWESAIVLGYKKHQIFIYIIYPQVIKNILPSLTNEFVSLIKESSILMVVGVPELTKVTKDIVSRELNPMEMYLVCAGLYFLMTTAFSCVARLSEKRRSYDN from the coding sequence ATGGATCATTGGCTACTTACAACAAAATTATTGTTGCGAGGGTGCGGATACACACTATTTATTAGTGGTATAGGAATTTGTTGCGGTTCTATTTTGGGGTTATTAATTGGAACAGTAACTTCTTTATATTTTCCCTCACGGTTAACTAAATTTCTAGCTAATAGTTATGTCACTATCATTCGTGGAACCCCTTTATTTATTCAAATTTTAATTGTATATTTTGGCTTGCCTGGAGTTGTTCCTATAGAACCAACACCTTTAGTTGCAGGTATTATTGCTTTAAGTATGAATTCCGCTGCCTATCTTGCAGAAAATATTCGTGGAGGAATCAATTCTCTTTCTATCGGACAATGGGAATCTGCCATTGTTTTAGGGTATAAAAAGCATCAAATTTTTATTTATATTATTTATCCCCAGGTCATTAAAAATATATTGCCATCACTAACAAATGAGTTTGTCTCTTTAATTAAGGAAAGTAGTATTTTGATGGTAGTGGGGGTTCCTGAATTAACTAAAGTAACTAAAGACATTGTTTCCAGGGAGTTGAATCCTATGGAAATGTACCTTGTTTGTGCTGGGCTGTATTTCTTGATGACAACAGCATTTTCTTGTGTTGCTAGGTTGTCAGAGAAAAGGAGGAGTTATGACAATTAA
- a CDS encoding ABC transporter substrate-binding protein, with the protein MFLRWVSLFLLITSLTGCLPYSAKHKQSLTIAIHDDPIAFSPEQAKRSMDLSIAKLLFDGLTRETPTGSNGLELAIASRYTVTEDFSSYTFYIKDSALWSDGTPITSEDIRNAWEYSQEHSPHTKVFEGLHFYTPSVNAINIVLESPNADFPKLLTFPAFAIFKPRNSKIFSGPYTLIEYSPGNSLFLKKNPNYYDYHYVSINSITLLIIPDIYTAIHLLNRGKIDWVGQPWHQGIPWELHRQTQYYYHSYPVEGAFWLTLNTKSPHLKNLQNRHRLATSIDKRSLIQEALQGSQEPAETLSRGMPQPNQYNKEKPLTPPEKLVLTYPSDIFRCQRIAEILKEQWKAAGIDLILEGLEYHLFVNKRKVQDYVIATQTGVAYYPGANLMPEEHKLLHNFEIIPLYYMSYDYLTQCSIEGLIYNASGAVDLKYTYLP; encoded by the coding sequence ATGTTTTTACGATGGGTTTCATTATTTTTATTGATCACTAGTCTTACTGGATGCCTTCCCTACTCTGCAAAACACAAACAATCTTTAACTATTGCAATTCACGATGATCCTATAGCTTTCTCTCCTGAACAAGCAAAACGATCAATGGATCTATCAATTGCAAAATTGCTTTTTGATGGTCTAACTAGAGAAACTCCTACCGGCTCTAATGGTTTAGAGCTTGCAATTGCTAGTCGATATACAGTTACCGAAGATTTTTCGTCTTATACATTCTATATTAAAGACAGCGCCTTATGGAGTGATGGAACACCCATTACTTCTGAAGATATTCGGAATGCTTGGGAGTATTCCCAAGAGCACTCTCCTCATACAAAAGTTTTTGAAGGTCTCCACTTTTATACCCCTTCTGTAAATGCAATCAATATTGTTTTAGAATCACCAAACGCAGATTTTCCAAAGCTTCTTACCTTTCCTGCTTTTGCTATTTTTAAACCCCGCAACTCCAAAATCTTCAGTGGCCCTTATACTCTTATAGAATACTCACCAGGCAATAGCCTTTTTTTAAAGAAAAATCCTAACTATTATGATTATCATTACGTCTCAATAAATTCGATCACACTATTAATTATTCCTGATATCTATACAGCAATTCATCTTCTAAATAGAGGAAAAATTGATTGGGTAGGACAACCTTGGCATCAAGGTATTCCATGGGAGCTTCATCGACAAACTCAATATTATTATCATAGCTATCCTGTAGAAGGAGCTTTCTGGCTCACCCTAAACACGAAATCCCCACATCTAAAGAATCTTCAAAACAGACATCGATTGGCAACTTCTATTGATAAACGTTCTTTAATTCAAGAAGCTCTTCAAGGGAGCCAAGAACCTGCAGAAACACTTTCTCGAGGAATGCCACAACCCAATCAGTATAACAAAGAAAAGCCATTAACACCTCCAGAAAAACTAGTGTTGACGTATCCTTCAGATATTTTCAGATGCCAACGAATTGCAGAAATTCTGAAAGAACAATGGAAAGCTGCCGGCATAGATTTAATATTAGAAGGTCTGGAATACCATCTTTTTGTTAACAAACGAAAAGTTCAAGATTATGTTATAGCAACGCAAACAGGTGTAGCCTATTATCCTGGAGCTAACTTAATGCCTGAAGAACACAAACTCTTACATAATTTTGAAATTATTCCTCTCTACTATATGAGCTATGACTACCTGACCCAATGTTCTATAGAGGGATTAATTTATAATGCATCTGGAGCTGTGGATCTCAAATACACCTATCTCCCTTAA
- a CDS encoding ATP-binding cassette domain-containing protein, with translation MTIKVENLAYSVNQKKVLYDVTFSLEEGHITLFVGKSGSGKTTILRALAGLVKPIQGDIVIQGETPALVFQQPELFSHMTVLGNCTHPQIHIKGRSSQEARDKAFELLNFLGIAEVAESYPDQLSGGQKQRVAIVRSLCMDKRTLLFDEPTSALDPFATTSFRHLLETLRDQKFTVGVTTHDMQFVHSCLDRIYLIDQGTIAGAYDKRNGELNLDHPLSKYLHSEEY, from the coding sequence ATGACAATTAAGGTGGAAAATCTAGCTTATTCTGTTAATCAGAAGAAGGTTTTATATGACGTAACTTTTTCTTTAGAAGAGGGACATATTACACTGTTTGTTGGTAAAAGTGGTTCAGGGAAAACCACAATTTTACGTGCTCTTGCGGGGCTAGTTAAGCCTATACAAGGAGACATTGTTATTCAAGGCGAGACGCCAGCTTTGGTTTTTCAACAACCCGAGTTATTTTCTCATATGACAGTCTTAGGAAACTGCACACATCCGCAAATTCATATAAAAGGTCGCAGTAGTCAAGAGGCTAGAGACAAGGCGTTTGAGCTTTTAAATTTTCTTGGGATAGCAGAAGTTGCTGAGAGTTATCCTGATCAACTATCTGGAGGCCAAAAACAACGTGTAGCAATTGTACGTTCTCTGTGCATGGATAAGCGTACGCTGCTTTTTGATGAACCAACATCAGCTTTAGATCCTTTTGCTACCACATCATTCAGGCATCTTTTAGAAACACTACGTGATCAGAAGTTCACTGTTGGTGTAACAACCCATGATATGCAATTTGTTCATAGTTGTTTGGATCGTATTTATCTTATAGATCAAGGAACTATTGCCGGTGCCTATGACAAGCGTAATGGAGAGTTAAATTTAGATCATCCGTTATCGAAATATTTGCATTCTGAAGAATATTGA
- a CDS encoding DUF648 domain-containing protein, protein MANSCAYAKCYSSWQASLMRSLDSYFACSTRVRQRIVLVDPNGLAFVKEEKFKISTLEKILKIMSFIIFFPLVIVALAIRNFLHKKLDRFSIKCLYLPTEMTREEELIFAANPQLVKEAVLTAVPLFYYTPKKYQLIKFEALEGQAPKITFSINIELLLEDLDLQSLNWPTKYLYDDLDFTGHPEEEALINKIRAIEGKDSEEMSLESKKLLVLHFLECICTQHPTLNEEDEGTVHIRLPFTYHEHGYKTPINVCRYKKTIWYKIFFWQTGSAFRNSPGSLVYDRLVKLGVFTANNYCSLVRTQYISASAPFRALFEADPISMLKLAGFLF, encoded by the coding sequence ATGGCAAATTCATGCGCTTACGCAAAATGTTATTCTAGTTGGCAAGCTTCTCTTATGAGGAGTTTAGACTCTTATTTCGCTTGCTCTACTAGGGTGAGACAAAGAATTGTTCTGGTAGATCCTAATGGCCTTGCTTTCGTTAAAGAAGAAAAATTTAAGATTTCTACATTAGAAAAAATCTTAAAGATTATGTCCTTTATTATCTTCTTCCCTCTTGTCATAGTTGCCCTAGCCATACGCAATTTCTTACATAAAAAATTGGATAGATTTTCTATCAAATGCCTTTATCTACCAACAGAAATGACTAGAGAAGAAGAGCTTATCTTTGCTGCCAATCCTCAATTAGTTAAAGAAGCTGTCTTAACTGCAGTTCCTTTATTTTATTATACTCCGAAGAAATATCAGCTTATAAAATTCGAAGCTCTTGAAGGACAGGCTCCTAAAATTACTTTCTCTATAAATATAGAGTTGCTCTTAGAAGACTTGGATCTGCAATCTCTTAATTGGCCAACAAAGTATCTATACGATGACTTAGACTTTACAGGTCATCCAGAGGAGGAGGCCCTAATTAATAAGATTCGTGCAATTGAAGGAAAAGATAGCGAGGAGATGAGTCTAGAAAGCAAAAAACTCTTGGTGCTACATTTCCTAGAATGTATCTGCACCCAGCACCCCACTCTTAACGAAGAAGATGAAGGTACTGTACATATACGGTTGCCTTTTACATATCATGAACATGGATATAAGACACCCATTAATGTATGTAGATACAAGAAAACCATATGGTATAAGATCTTCTTTTGGCAGACGGGCTCTGCTTTCAGAAACTCACCTGGATCACTCGTGTATGATAGACTTGTAAAGTTAGGGGTGTTTACGGCAAATAATTATTGTTCACTCGTTCGTACTCAATATATATCCGCTAGTGCACCATTCCGTGCCCTGTTTGAGGCTGACCCAATATCTATGTTAAAATTAGCAGGTTTTCTTTTCTAA